In one Oncorhynchus keta strain PuntledgeMale-10-30-2019 unplaced genomic scaffold, Oket_V2 Un_scaffold_12020_pilon_pilon, whole genome shotgun sequence genomic region, the following are encoded:
- the LOC118382332 gene encoding retinoic acid-induced protein 1 isoform X2 — protein MQSFSRERSGFHGNQPCYQQEHHELSRLESYRQHPHHGQTRQVYEAHALATATGMPPAGPGAGPGPGSGPIPGPKDCYSQQAYPGYPQGNGGGVGGGVGGGGGSTPHDKKAYSGGSQGPPPTPQHMQAGGYSNHMGPGGYPAQYMSEGHLQQSKWDDPAQLAQYEQEMVGRMEPGPPGSSQYLDQNMLAHSQSQCHQPHQASAPVYTSPHHQPHPANPGQSPLMYPQSHLHYPQHPPSPLPSSSSYMEKCSPMPHCYKGYSMPPSSQYTRQMGSHSGLKQGGYRPPPQNSYSYQQTPSRGGYEPQPPLQGIPTPQETHPKYQHFSQPQQNYCLSELSVRSPEQYYQTCSPASSHSPARSVGRSPSYSSTPSPLMTNPESFQYSQPPMTPGAASSSSSSSAGLQDQGLLMPPRSHPSSSPNVAHPTPQHSYTQGVSMKERFSEKLLANPSLWSLNALTSQVENISNNVQQLLLSEAMVANKKGAKRNSIGSSGGSSSKKEEVYKGVPGGPEGQHGGGPMQDPYSTNQHQLVPMEMQEGGYSSSSDEQLERGYYYCGQGRSPAQAPNNTHLGLDTASSCSMTSPDDMSTRSGDSVSGLQSVASRDNMTPDPRSQGGHEPRQTPMKSVGDERSPVSVTIPSPMKQESQSPPDIQRLGLPLKENFEELAWTEKIADYEDDGVKKTSDSESDRRASDNVTDTSEKREKWPEDEKGPALYSKINKAVTEGKSYCYDENMYHKIQNKYDRGKGDSADKSPSFSDSSHKGDLGQEMKSEAFKSESPTDSESSVKTSPYISRGDLDQDQYLTEKEDSSENTSPTPRDEALDQRLSASEKRESREEEEEDEEGEEERNQKSISSPLSAEEREREESESLPSTEKDLNNITSPQEEPSGELCSRTEGQSLAEPQPYSNTESAETESQAAQPDATAAAAESPESGSAICDTPPQSHSAMMVFSALSEIATPPAPSHTRDHIDHSDSNVLEPDSPQLPGKSILHSAPSWANTPPSPKKGDEDMEPGISCPSAVTPSAKPEPVAPSAHPQAFGRKHSRGRRRLMHSGVEFRRQLSVEREGESAPSPPQKPCMPSSKSALFSDQLDMAAHQDIITTSETPKLLVEGSRSRMCTRSFNAQDTPPKDPQPPERRKPGRKPGSKPGPKPGPKSGLKPGPKPGLKPGPKPGSKPSLKPGPKPGLKPDSKPSPKPGLKPGPKPGPKTVLKPGPKTGPKPGPKPGPKPTEGAPRGRPRGTGSKSKLAEQEGPIQPITAGPGRGQKSLSINSQQGDGKQEVKAPGKDGKNMVLRSRKPPQDKLPKEKEKAQSEGILTQTLTGITKPNAVLQNEERMSIEPAIPVFPNQTDTSITDTSVTDSNKPDTSVTDTSKPDTSVTDTRVTDVSVTDTSKPDTSVTDTSVTDVSVTDTSKPDTSVTDTSVTDTSKPDTSVTDPSKTNSSITDTSKPDTSVTDTSNPDTSKTDTSETDTIATDVSVTDTRVTDTSLSDPNVTDTSVTDTSVSDPNVTDTSVTDTSVTDTRVTDTSVSDPNVTDTSVTDTSVTDTSVTDTSIKDNSVTDTSVTDNSVTDISIPVAPPEKPKEPAVAVPLETAPVTPLKRKPSPLPLEPPVKKKRGPKPKPKPQQPQPETPHSDQVNQPPLVKPKEMGVRGPKRRLKRGRHIKASLITVLAKDNPPPTMADGDVVSEMPSVPSQCPTKTKYLPPRKGRGLKYEAMVQKINSGTGSKKHPPTPQPESTEATVDEVTSKPVSLPVSEESEAPVAAVSAPDVSREELARDVGSSTGAQNTEQERRVQQNTGEGVQPEPLPSGVPDAAAASGANKPTRTKRRKWAMVESTDATVVAMETGSLIINTPRLAKQRAIKNNHEMHLKQRRRKRKGGQPSEGPVADEEVETTTAEQQTETPTDTALTTTPALPAGPGEITDRPQVIATEMIQPPPSKRGRKPSSSPSKKRGRAPGEQQSSKPLRVHKKPGPKKGIKDAMEVIEAVVKAAGREARLKKKKWKKESPAVSEEKQPEPSLKQVLSKTPKSRIKHSFCPYVRMDSSRDFTSLCTIVNRRDEEMKMVLQKPRKKSPDKIKNPVTVAKAITSSSAMLQGPLVNKALIDRCLTCCLCGKPANYRELGDLCGPYFPEDSIPRKILSARHIETLRENRDKISSNSSIREPSSSTPTSEGDPSFKKEVCKKVDMETVTKEGSSSSGGSHHHQPHPHHWRPRRAERAPAEGGSTHRPTLRDRFRRMQKLQGERRAAEATAGGQEGGNGGGGLLQRLQGEAEAKEHWAHENCAIWTNGIIMVAGRLYGLKEAVQTSTETSCSKCQRVGASISCCWKGCPHKYHYICAKEIGKSPQRERERGERRRGMERGGDR, from the coding sequence ATGCAGTCGTTCAGCAGAGAGAGGAGCGGTTTCCATGGCAACCAGCCCTGCTACCAGCAGGAGCACCATGAATTATCACGCCTGGAGAGCTACCGACAACACCCCCACCACGGACAGACCAGGCAGGTCTATGAGGCGCACGCGCTGGCCACCGCTACAGGGATGCCTCCAGCGGGACCAGGGGCCGGACCTGGACCAGGAAGCGGACCCATACCTGGACCTAAGGACTGTTACAGCCAGCAGGCATACCCTGGATACCCCCAGGGTAATGGAGGTGGTGTgggtggtggtgtgggtggtggaggaggttcGACGCCTCATGATAAGAAGGCTTACAGTGGGGGGAGCCAAGGACCTCCTCCCACTCCCCAGCATATGCAGGCGGGCGGCTACAGCAATCACATGGGCCCGGGGGGATACCCGGCCCAGTATATGAGTGAGGGCCACCTCCAGCAGTCTAAGTGGGACGACCCAGCTCAGCTAGCTCAGTACGAGCAGGAGATGGTAGGCAGGATGGAGCCAGGTCCCCCTGGGTCCTCCCAGTATCTGGACCAGAACATGCTGGCTCACTCCCAGAGCCAGTGTCACCAGCCCCACCAGGCCTCTGCTCCGGTCTACACCAGCCCACACCACCAGCCCCATCCCGCAAACCCAGGCCAGTCCCCGTTGATGTACCCCCAGAGCCacctccactacccccaacacccCCCGTCCCCCttgccatcctcctcctcctacatGGAGAAGTGCAGCCCAATGCCCCACTGTTACAAGGGATATAGTATGCCGCCCAGCTCCCAGTACACTAGGCAGATGGGCAGCCACAGTGGTCTGAAGCAGGGGGGATACCGCCCGCCACCCCAGAACAGTTACAGCTACCAACAGACTCCCTCCAGGGGTGGCTACGAGCCCCAGCCCCCACTACAAGGCATTCCCACTCCCCAGGAGACCCACCCCAAATACCAACACTTCAGCCAGCCCCAGCAGAACTACTGTCTGTCCGAGCTGTCTGTCAGATCCCCTGAGCAGTACTACCAGACATGTAGTCCCGCCTCCAGCCACTCCCCTGCACGCTCTGTAGGCCGCTCGCCCTCCTACAGCTCCACCCCTTCCCCTTTGATGACCAATCCAGAGAGCTTCCAGTACAGCCAGCCACCAATGACCCCAGGGGCGGCTtcttcgtcctcctcttcctcagcgGGTCTGCAGGACCAGGGCTTGCTGATGCCGCCTCGCTCCCACCCGTCCTCGTCCCCCAACGTGGCCCACCCAACCCCGCAGCACAGCTACACACAGGGGGTTTCCATGAAGGAGCGCTTCTCTGAGAAGCTGCTTGCCAACCCCAGCCTGTGGAGCCTGAATGCCCTCACCTCTCAGGTGGAGAACATCTCCAACAATGTGCAGCAGCTGCTGCTCTCCGAGGCCATGGTCGCCAACAAGAAGGGGGCCAAGCGCAACAGCATTGGGAGCAGTGGAGGCAGCTCCTCCAAGAAGGAAGAGGTTTACAAAGGAGTGCCAGGAGGCCCCGAGGGTCAGCACGGTGGGGGTCCCATGCAGGACCCCTACAGCACCAACCAGCACCAGCTCGTCCCCATGGAGATGCAGGAGGGGGGGTACTCCAGTAGTTCTGACGAGCAGCTGGAGAGGGGGTACTACTACTGCGGCCAGGGCAGGAGCCCAGCTCAGGCCCCCAACAACACACACTTGGGCCTGGACACGGCCTCATCCTGCTCCATGACCTCTCCGGATGACATGTCCACCCGGTCTGGTGACTCTGTGTCCGGCCTGCAGAGCGTGGCTTCCAGGGACaacatgacccctgaccccaggTCACAGGGGGGACACGAACCCCGACAAACCCCCATGAAGAGCGTGGGGGATGAGAGGTCCCCCGTGAGTGTGACGATTCCCAGCCCCATGAAGCAGGAGAGCCAGTCCCCTCCAGACATCCAACGTCTTGGCTTGCCACTGAAGGAAAACTTTGAGGAGTTGGCCTGGACAGAGAAAATAGCAGACTACGAGGATGATGGCGTGAAAAAGACCTCCGACAGCGAGAGTGACCGCAGAGCCAGCGATAATGTCACAGATACCTCTGAGAAGCGGGAGAAATGGCCAGAGGACGAGAAAGGACCAGCACTGTATAGCAAGATCAACAAAGCAGTGACCGAGGGAAAGAGCTACTGCTACGACGAGAACATGTACCACAAGATACAAAACAAATATGACCGAGGCAAAGGGGACTCGGCAGATAAGTCCCCAAGCTTCTCAGACTCCAGCCACAAGGGAGACCTGGGCCAGGAGATGAAATCGGAGGCCTTCAAATCCGAATCTCCCACTGACTCTGAGAGCTCAGTGAAGACATCCCCCTATATTTCCAGGGGTGACCTTGACCAAGATCAATATTTAACAGAGAAGGAAGACAGCTCGGAGAACACATCCCCTACCCCGCGGGACGAGGCTTTGGACCAGAGGCTCTCCGcctcagagaagagagagagcagagaagaagaggaggaggatgaggagggggaggaggagagaaaccaGAAGTCCATATCTTCTCCTCTGtctgctgaggagagagagagagaagagagtgagagccTGCCATCAACTGAGAAGGACCTCAACAATATAACGAGCCCACAGGAGGAGCCTTCTGGAGAACTGTGCAGCAGAACAGAAGGCCAGAGCCTGGCTGAGCCTCAGCCTTACAGTAACACAGAGTCTGCAGAGACAGAAAGCCAAGCAGCACAACCGGatgcaacagcagcagcagcagaatcCCCAGAAAGTGGGTCAGCCATTTGTGACACTCCACCCCAGTCTCACTCAGCCATGATGGTTTTCTCAGCTCTCAGCGAGATAGCAACACCTCCAGCTCCGTCTCACACCAGGGACCATATTGATCACAGCGATTCCAACGTGCTGGAGCCTGACTCCCCTCAGCTGCCGGGGAAGTCCATACTGCACTCAGCGCCCTCCTGGGCCAACACCCCACCCTCGCCAAAGAAAGGTGATGAGGACATGGAGCCGGGCATCAGCTGCCCAAGCGCTGTGACCCCCTCAGCCAAGCCAGAACCCGTGGCCCCATCTGCACACCCGCAGGCTTTCGGCCGGAAGCACAGCCGAGGCAGGAGGAGACTGATGCACTCAGGTGTGGAATTCAGGAGACAGctgagtgtggagagagagggggagagtgccCCCTCGCCACCGCAGAAACCCTGCATGCCCTCCAGCAAGAGTGCTCTGTTCTCCGATCAGCTAGACATGGCCGCTCACCAGGACATAATCACAACGAGCGAGACACCCAAACTGCTTGTTGAGGGCTCCCGCTCCAGAATGTGCACTCGCTCATTCAACGCGCAGGACACTCCTCCTAAGGATCCCCAGCCCCCTGAAAGACGGAAACCAGGGCGGAAACCAGGTTCGAAACCAGGCCCAAAACCAGGCCCGAAGTCAGGGTTAAAACCAGGGCCTAAACCAGGACTAAAACCAGGGCCAAAACCAGGTTCAAAGCCAAGTCTTAAACCAGGACCAAAACCAGGTTTGAAACCCGATTCGAAGCCCAGCCCAAAACCAGGTTTAAAACCTGGGCCTAAACCAGGCCCAAAAACAGTTCTAAAACCAGGGCCTAAAACGGGTCCAAAACCAGGACCAAAACCTGGTCCAAAACCAACTGAAGGAGCACCCCGTGGTCGTCCCAGGGGTACGGGCTCTAAGTCGAAGTTGGCAGAACAGGAAGGTCCCATTCAACCCATAACAGCGGGTCCAGGAAGAGGCCAGAAGAGCTTGAGCATCAACAGTCAGCAAGGTGATGGGAAACAGGAAGTGAAAGCTCCAGGTAAGGACGGAAAGAACATGGTCCTGAGATCCAGAAAGCCCCCCCAGGATAAGCTTccaaaggaaaaagagaaggcgCAATCTGAGGGAATCCTGACTCAAACCCTGACAGGTATAACAAAGCCCAATGCAGTGTTACAAAATGAGGAACGTATGAGCATAGAGCCAGCCATCCCTGTCTTTCCTAACCAGACAGACACAAGTATAACAGACACCAGTGTAACAGACTCCAATAAACCAGACACCAGTGTAACAGACACCAGTAAACCAGACACCAGTGTAACAGACACCCGTGTAACAGATGTCAGTGTAACAGACACCAGTAAACCAGACACCAGTGTAACAGACACCAGTGTAACAGACGTCAGTGTAACAGACACCAGTAAACCAGACACCAGTGTAACAGACACCAGTGTAACAGACACCAGTAAACCAGACACCAGTGTAACAGACCCCAGTAAAACCAACAGCAGTATAACAGACACCAGTAAACCAGACACCAGTGTAACAGACACCAGTAATCCGGACACCAGTAAAACCGACACCAGTGAAACCGACACCATTGCAACAGACGTCAGTGTAACAGACACCAGAGTAACAGACACCAGTCTATCAGATCCCAATGTAACAGACACCAGTGTAACAGACACCAGTGTATCAGATCCCAATGTAACAGACACCAGTGTAACAGACACCAGTGTAACAGACACCAGAGTAACAGACACCAGTGTATCAGATCCCAATGTAACAGACACCAGTGTAACAGACACCAGTGTAACAGACACCAGCGTAACAGACACCAGCATAAAAGACAACAGTGTAACAGATACCAGTGTAACAGACAACAGTGTAACAGACATTAGTATACCTGTCGCTCCACCTGAGAAACCTAAAGAACCAGCTGTAGCTGTACCTCTTGAAACTGCACCTGTAACTCCACTCAAAAGAAAACCCAGTCCTCTGCCTCTAGAGCCGCCGGTGAAGAAAAAGCGAGGTCCAAAACCAAAACCAAAACCACAACAGCCCCAGCCTGAAACTCCCCATTCTGACCAGGTCAACCAGCCTCCATTAGTCAAACCCAAGGAGATGGGTGTCCGAGGGCCCAAGAGAAGGCTAAAGAGAGGCAGACACATCAAGGCCTCTCTGATCACTGTGCTGGCCAAAGATAACCCTCCTCCCACAATGGCTGACGGTGATGTGGTTAGTGAAATGCCCAGTGTCCCTTCTCAGTGTCCCACTAAAACCAAGTACCTCCCCCCGCGCAAAGGCAGGGGTCTGAAATACGAGGCCATGGTTCAGAAAATAAACTCGGGCACCGGTTCGAAGAAACACCCGCCAACACCACAGCCCGAGAGCACAGAGGCGACAGTAGATGAAGTGACGTCAAAGCCTGTGTCGCTGCCCGTCTCGGAGGAGAGCGAGGCCCCAGTGGCGGCGGTGAGCGCCCCTGATGTGTCACGGGAGGAGTTAGCAAGGGACGTGGGGAGCTCCACGGGGGCCCAGAACACAGAACAGGAGAGAAGGGTGCAGCAGAACACCGGGGAGGGGGTGCAGCCTGAGCCACTCCCATCAGGGGTGCCAGACGCTGCAGCGGCGAGTGGCGCCAACAAACCCACCAGGACCAAGAGGAGGAAAtgggccatggtagagagcaCGGACGCCACGGTGGTCGCCATGGAGACGGGGAGCCTGATCATCAACACGCCGCGGCTGGCCAAGCAGAGGGCCATCAAAAACAACCACGAGATGCACctgaaacagaggaggaggaagaggaaaggaggacaGCCTTCAGAGGGGCCTGTGGCTGACGAggaggtagagacaacaacagcagaacagcagacagagacacccacTGACACAGCGTTAACAACAACGCCCGCTCTACCAGCCGGCCCAGGTGAGATCACAGACAGGCCGCAGGTGATCGCCACAGAAATGATCCAGCCGCCTCCCTCCAAACGAGGGAGGAAGCCCTCTTCATCCCCCTccaaaaagagagggagagcaccaGGTGAACAGCAGAGCAGCAAACCTCTGAGGGTTCACAAAAAACCTGGTCCTAAAAAGGGAATCAAAGACGCCATGGAGGTGATTGAAGCGGTGGTAaaggctgcagggagggaggCCAGACTCAAGAAGAAGAAATGGAAAAAGGAAAGCCCTGCAGTGTCAGAGGAAAAGCAGCCAGAGCCCTCTCTCAAACAGGTACTGAGTAAGACTCCTAAAAGCAGAATCAAACACTCCTTCTGTCCATATGTGCGTATGGACAGCTCCAGAGACTTCACCTCTCTCTGTACCATCGTCAACAGGCGCGATGAAGAGATGAAGATGGTGCTTCAGAAGCCCCGGAAAAAGAGCCCAGACAAAATTAAAAACCCAGTCACAGTTGCCAAGGCGATAACCAGCTCCTCAGCTATGCTCCAGGGGCCCTTGGTTAACAAAGCGTTAATTGACAGGTGTCTAACGTGTTGCCTGTGTGGAAAGCCAGCAAATTACCGTGAGCTGGGGGATTTGTGTGGGCCCTACTTCCCAGAGGATAGCATCCCCCGCAAAATCCTGTCAGCAAGACATATAGAAACCCTGAGGGAAAACCGAGATAAAATAAGCTCCAACAGTAGCATCAGGGAACCAAGCAGCAGCACCCCAACAAGCGAAGGAGACCCCAGCTTCAAAAAGGAAGTTTGTAAAAAGGTGGATATGGAGACAGTCACAAAGgagggcagtagtagtagtggtgggagTCATCATCATCAGCCCCACCCCCACCATTGGCGCCCCAGGAGGGCAGAGAGGGCACCAGCGGAGGGCGGAAGCACGCACCGGCCCACCCTACGGGATCGGTTCAGGAGGATGCAGAAGctccagggggagaggagggctgcGGAGGCCACAGCTGGTGGTCAGGAAGGGGGAAATGGAGGGGGAGGCCTCCTTCAGAGACTGCAGGGGGAGGCTGAGGCTAAGGAACACTGGGCCCATGAGAACTGTGCTATCTGGACCAATGGGATCATCATGGTGGCCGGGAGGCTGTACGGCCTGAAAGAGGCTGTTCAGACCTCTACAGAAACG